In Gimesia benthica, a single window of DNA contains:
- a CDS encoding reverse transcriptase family protein, giving the protein MTGHYFDMTQDTDAAQLSRHELPQFATPLELAQWLEIPLGKLAWLTHRYNHSDGPEDVKESHYTYHWLPKRNGFRLIEAPRPFIKMAQQQIQQEILSRIPMHHSAHGFVSGHSPVTNARPHAGKRVVLKFDLENFYANVKFSRVVSIFRSLGYCREAALWLARLTTSAIPANLPFPDGTLRPLLPYLPRHLPQGAPTSPALANLSAYSLDVRLSGLARSFGADYTRYADDLTFSGSEAFLRSLKVFIPLVQQVIRSERFQVNLSKRRVIRNNQRQTVTGVVVNEHTNVSRKEFDRLKAILTNCIRQGPETQNREQHPDFANHLRGKIAHVQQLNPNRGQRLLHLYEQIRW; this is encoded by the coding sequence ATGACCGGTCATTATTTTGACATGACCCAGGACACGGATGCAGCGCAGCTGAGTCGCCATGAACTGCCTCAGTTCGCGACGCCATTGGAACTGGCACAGTGGCTGGAAATTCCACTGGGGAAACTCGCCTGGCTGACACATCGTTACAATCACAGCGACGGTCCGGAAGATGTAAAGGAGTCGCATTACACTTATCACTGGTTGCCCAAACGGAACGGGTTTCGGCTGATTGAAGCGCCGCGACCGTTCATCAAAATGGCGCAGCAGCAGATCCAGCAGGAAATCTTAAGCCGGATCCCCATGCACCATAGTGCCCACGGTTTTGTCTCGGGGCATTCGCCCGTGACCAATGCCCGACCGCATGCAGGCAAACGGGTCGTGTTGAAATTCGATCTGGAAAACTTCTATGCGAACGTGAAGTTCTCGCGCGTGGTTTCGATTTTTCGCAGTCTGGGTTACTGCCGGGAAGCCGCCCTCTGGCTGGCACGTCTGACGACTTCAGCGATCCCGGCGAACCTGCCCTTTCCCGATGGGACACTGCGACCGCTGCTCCCCTATCTGCCACGTCACCTGCCACAGGGCGCACCAACGTCCCCTGCTCTGGCGAATCTGTCAGCCTACTCTCTGGACGTACGACTGTCGGGACTGGCACGATCCTTTGGAGCGGATTACACACGCTATGCAGACGATTTGACCTTCTCAGGGTCGGAAGCATTTTTGCGTTCGCTGAAGGTGTTTATCCCGCTGGTCCAGCAGGTGATCCGTTCGGAACGCTTTCAGGTTAATTTATCGAAACGGCGGGTGATCAGAAATAATCAGCGGCAGACCGTCACGGGCGTTGTTGTGAACGAACACACGAATGTCTCCCGCAAGGAATTTGACCGTCTGAAAGCGATTCTCACAAATTGCATCCGCCAGGGTCCGGAAACACAAAACCGGGAACAACATCCTGATTTTGCTAATCATCTGCGGGGCAAAATCGCTCACGTGCAGCAGCTCAACCCGAATCGTGGTCAGCGGTTACTGCATCTCTACGAACAGATTCGCTGGTAA
- a CDS encoding DNA topoisomerase I, whose product MLTPFDQIGFAVGGLIRILFKSISPYMKDLLKPVTRFLVGLIAIPIFHLFMHKVARVQEIDEELEKDLEQWFRGSLLLLAATANMEAALFGWVPMSLQGTEGWVLMGFRIMLAIGVIEAMPDQELFSIIHPGPPKLKLSKEYGILRELKEKWAAILKGILCQHINRSSPVFAILAAIAPGNVGWVCYGMAITQYLIIGLVTSRDRALDVLSEFDRQVNQRRRELIEEFDLDESEVEAADRKNCAEKLDSETTPAEADTDQSKASA is encoded by the coding sequence ATGCTGACGCCTTTCGACCAGATTGGATTTGCTGTGGGTGGATTGATAAGAATCCTGTTCAAAAGCATCAGCCCCTATATGAAAGACCTGCTGAAGCCGGTTACCCGCTTCCTTGTAGGGCTGATTGCTATTCCTATCTTCCACCTATTCATGCATAAAGTGGCTCGGGTTCAGGAAATTGATGAAGAACTCGAGAAAGACCTGGAACAGTGGTTCCGTGGCTCCCTGCTCCTCTTAGCGGCCACAGCAAACATGGAAGCAGCGCTGTTCGGCTGGGTTCCAATGAGTCTACAGGGAACTGAGGGCTGGGTATTGATGGGATTCCGCATCATGCTGGCCATTGGTGTGATCGAAGCGATGCCTGATCAGGAGCTGTTCTCGATTATTCACCCCGGACCACCGAAGCTGAAACTCTCGAAAGAATACGGAATCCTGCGTGAACTCAAAGAGAAATGGGCAGCGATCCTCAAAGGGATCCTCTGCCAGCATATCAACCGTTCTTCGCCTGTGTTCGCAATTCTCGCGGCGATCGCCCCGGGGAACGTAGGCTGGGTCTGCTACGGGATGGCAATCACGCAATACCTGATTATCGGCCTGGTGACCTCAAGGGATCGTGCGTTGGATGTGCTCTCGGAATTTGACCGTCAGGTCAACCAGCGGCGACGCGAACTGATAGAAGAATTCGACCTGGATGAATCCGAGGTTGAAGCAGCCGACCGTAAAAACTGCGCTGAGAAACTCGACAGCGAGACCACGCCTGCCGAGGCGGACACCGATCAGTCGAAGGCGTCCGCCTGA
- the topA gene encoding type I DNA topoisomerase — translation MAKKKLKALVIVESPAKAKKIGSYLGSDYKVLASMGHVRDLPAKASDVPSEFKKKHKWATLGVNVESEFEPYYLVPKEKKKTVKELKDALKDAEELILATDEDREGESIGWHLTELLKPKVPVKRMVFSEITEEAIKEAIENPRELDLNLVSAQETRRVLDRLYGFTLSPLLWKKVSRGLSAGRVQSVAVRILVQRELERLAFRSGTYWDLKALLKTDEGAEFESMLMTVGGKKVASGKDFDESTGKLKEGADVLLLNEQQTEELLERVQKSDWTVTSVEQRMQSRKPPAPFTTSTLQQEGNRKLNMSARETMQVAQRLYEDGHITYMRTDSVNLSNEAITSARQRIEDLYGQDYLSQDIRRFETSSKGAQEAHEAIRPAGKLMKTAEELNLKGQQAKLYAMIWKRTMATQMEEARLRFQTVTITADDAEFRATGRHVEFPGFFRAYVEGVDDPEAALDDSESMLPPLEENQKLDPSQVEPLKHETKPPARYTEATIVRKLESEGVGRPSTYASIIGTIQDRGYVNKSGSQLVPTFTALAVTRLLEKFFPNLVDLQFTAAMEQELDDIAVGEGDRLPYLNHFYRGKEGLDEQVKTKEETIDAREICTLDLDGIESAVRVGRYGPYVTDENVEEPVSASIPENIAPADLTNELAQKLIRQKSEGPKALGMHPEENSPIYKLHGPFGPYLQLGDVTEDGPKPKRVSIPKTMDPDDVDLDLALKYLSLPRFLGEHPETGKKVNAGIGRFGPYVLHDKVYKSLTKDDDVLTIELDRAVELLKQARRRSAPTPIRELGKHPEDEEQVAIFDGRYGPYVKHGKINATIPKEYEVENVTLEQAVEWLEAKAAKKGVKKNTTKATKKKTATKKSAAKKTTKKAAAKKKTTKKKTTKKKAAKKATKKKAAEKKEDDE, via the coding sequence GTGGCAAAGAAAAAGCTGAAAGCTTTGGTGATCGTGGAATCACCTGCCAAGGCGAAGAAAATCGGCAGCTATTTAGGCAGTGATTATAAGGTACTGGCCAGTATGGGCCACGTGCGCGACCTGCCTGCCAAAGCCTCCGATGTTCCTTCCGAATTCAAGAAGAAACACAAATGGGCCACCCTCGGGGTCAATGTTGAATCGGAATTCGAACCGTATTACCTGGTTCCCAAGGAAAAAAAGAAGACGGTCAAAGAACTCAAAGATGCTTTAAAGGACGCTGAAGAGCTGATTCTCGCGACCGACGAAGACCGCGAAGGAGAAAGCATCGGCTGGCATCTCACCGAGCTGCTTAAACCGAAAGTGCCTGTAAAACGTATGGTTTTCTCGGAAATCACCGAAGAAGCCATCAAGGAAGCCATCGAAAACCCACGTGAACTCGACCTGAACCTGGTTTCGGCTCAAGAAACCCGCCGGGTCCTGGACCGTCTGTATGGGTTTACACTGAGTCCCCTGCTGTGGAAAAAAGTTTCCCGCGGACTTTCCGCCGGTCGCGTGCAGTCTGTCGCGGTTCGTATCCTGGTTCAGCGGGAACTGGAACGACTCGCGTTTCGCAGCGGTACCTACTGGGACCTGAAAGCCCTGCTCAAAACCGACGAAGGGGCTGAATTCGAATCGATGCTGATGACCGTCGGCGGAAAGAAAGTCGCCAGTGGTAAAGACTTCGACGAATCCACCGGGAAACTCAAAGAGGGCGCCGATGTCCTGCTGCTCAACGAACAACAGACCGAAGAACTCCTGGAACGCGTTCAAAAATCGGACTGGACCGTCACCTCTGTCGAACAGCGGATGCAGTCACGCAAACCTCCCGCACCGTTCACCACCAGTACCCTGCAACAGGAGGGTAACCGTAAGCTGAACATGTCGGCCCGGGAAACCATGCAGGTCGCCCAGCGGCTCTACGAAGACGGTCACATTACTTACATGCGTACTGACAGTGTGAACCTCTCCAACGAAGCGATCACGAGTGCCCGTCAGCGGATTGAAGATCTCTACGGCCAGGATTACCTCAGTCAGGACATCCGCCGCTTCGAGACCAGTTCCAAAGGGGCACAGGAAGCACACGAAGCGATCCGTCCTGCCGGTAAACTGATGAAAACCGCTGAGGAACTGAATCTCAAAGGACAACAGGCCAAACTGTACGCCATGATCTGGAAACGGACGATGGCCACCCAGATGGAAGAAGCCCGTCTCCGCTTCCAGACCGTTACGATTACAGCAGACGACGCTGAGTTCCGGGCTACCGGCCGCCATGTCGAGTTCCCCGGTTTCTTCCGTGCCTACGTGGAAGGGGTCGACGATCCTGAAGCTGCACTGGACGACAGTGAATCCATGCTGCCGCCACTCGAAGAAAATCAGAAGCTGGATCCCAGCCAGGTCGAACCACTCAAGCACGAAACCAAACCCCCCGCGCGGTACACAGAAGCCACGATTGTCCGCAAGCTGGAAAGTGAAGGGGTCGGCCGTCCGAGTACCTACGCCTCCATCATCGGCACCATTCAGGACCGGGGCTACGTCAATAAATCAGGCAGTCAGCTCGTTCCAACCTTCACAGCACTGGCGGTCACGCGACTGCTGGAAAAGTTTTTCCCGAACCTGGTCGACCTGCAGTTTACCGCTGCCATGGAACAGGAACTGGACGATATCGCTGTCGGCGAAGGGGATCGTCTGCCTTATCTGAATCACTTCTATCGAGGTAAGGAAGGGCTCGACGAGCAGGTCAAAACCAAGGAAGAGACCATCGATGCTCGCGAAATCTGTACGCTGGACCTGGATGGCATCGAGTCTGCAGTGCGTGTCGGCCGTTACGGACCATACGTTACCGATGAAAACGTGGAAGAACCCGTTTCAGCTTCAATTCCCGAAAACATCGCCCCGGCTGACCTGACCAACGAACTGGCTCAGAAACTGATTCGCCAGAAGAGCGAAGGTCCCAAGGCACTGGGGATGCACCCCGAAGAAAATTCACCCATTTACAAGTTGCACGGCCCCTTTGGACCGTACCTGCAGCTGGGCGATGTGACCGAAGACGGTCCCAAGCCGAAACGGGTCAGTATTCCGAAAACCATGGACCCGGATGACGTCGACCTCGATCTGGCTCTGAAATACCTGAGCCTGCCTCGTTTCCTGGGAGAGCATCCCGAGACCGGCAAGAAAGTCAACGCAGGCATCGGACGCTTCGGTCCCTACGTCCTGCACGACAAGGTTTATAAATCACTTACCAAAGATGACGACGTGCTGACCATCGAACTGGATCGTGCGGTAGAACTGCTCAAGCAGGCCCGCCGGCGCAGTGCCCCGACTCCGATTCGCGAACTGGGCAAACATCCCGAGGACGAAGAACAGGTCGCCATCTTCGATGGTCGTTACGGACCTTACGTAAAACACGGAAAGATCAATGCCACGATTCCCAAGGAATACGAGGTCGAAAACGTAACGCTGGAGCAGGCTGTCGAATGGCTGGAAGCCAAAGCGGCTAAGAAGGGCGTCAAGAAAAATACGACGAAAGCCACCAAGAAGAAAACGGCGACCAAAAAATCAGCCGCAAAGAAGACTACGAAAAAAGCAGCTGCCAAGAAAAAGACGACCAAGAAAAAGACGACCAAGAAAAAAGCCGCTAAAAAGGCGACTAAGAAGAAAGCTGCTGAGAAAAAAGAGGACGACGAATAG
- a CDS encoding SurA N-terminal domain-containing protein, producing the protein MFAFIVLGQMNADQVPPILGMLFVGPLFWFLGKDRGKGKEFAAVGVVVGFLLGYMYMPRMGTANVVTSTAGEIDQQQYQIMLQNRQIANQFVAQSYFASLTEEEMQSARVPQGALFGFPFVQSTEDDMILEFLLRKEADQMQLVVSDDAVSNYISRYTNNKLSQDAFKRVCQQLGVTQGRIYEILRDQLKARLAFQLKSPEVSLTPDQYWNFYQKFNVREELEVAALPVEDFKKEIADPTEAEMKAFYENYKAVMPNEKGPGAPGLLQPPKVKVEYLLADYEETEKQVKAVTEEEIKAFYEENKETLYKNNPIPNDPNMNFPGAPVAPQGDQPVEAPKPAAPKPAAEEKAPAKPEAPKADSAEKPKTPAPKAEEKPRPEAKPEAEKAKTESKDKTSALDSNQTTFVALLDEKQPAKPEPAKKESAAKEPAKKETAPAADTKPADKPAKPAAKPESKPAQPAEKPADTQPESATTAAPPLEPYRPLNDELKSEIRDQLLRERTLELMQQKINAAATFMNDLSYKINSPATGENPPTPKEITEQLKSYAAKNKLVYNITPMMTARELMESEKYPLGTAREPTLNEFTAQPRTVLEQLFGTPMDQLYTTFEAEDSFSSALISYWKVAHTDTMVPKFDDPEIKQEIIAQIKTEKARPLAQKRAEELKALITKAKDEDMQTALKGQTITGNKEGTELLTQTTESFSWMRTSTAGASNPFAFPRPELSTISAIDGAGNDFMEQVFDNMQEGDVGVAMNADKSICYVVKVINRIPSTPGGQTAMYQEFLKTDLFFFFSPYLPMAQQEQVQTIQNWGKDLLAKYNVQKHFEAMDQEVEVVQE; encoded by the coding sequence ATGTTCGCATTTATCGTGCTGGGCCAGATGAATGCAGACCAGGTACCGCCGATCCTGGGCATGCTCTTTGTGGGACCGTTATTCTGGTTCCTGGGAAAAGACCGTGGTAAAGGCAAAGAATTTGCCGCCGTCGGAGTCGTGGTCGGCTTTCTGCTGGGCTACATGTACATGCCCCGGATGGGAACCGCGAATGTCGTCACCTCCACCGCAGGAGAAATCGACCAGCAGCAGTACCAGATCATGCTGCAGAACCGGCAGATCGCCAATCAGTTCGTCGCCCAGTCGTATTTCGCTTCACTTACTGAAGAGGAAATGCAGAGCGCACGGGTGCCCCAGGGTGCCTTATTTGGTTTTCCCTTTGTGCAGAGCACCGAAGACGACATGATCCTGGAATTCCTGCTCCGTAAAGAAGCAGACCAGATGCAACTGGTGGTCTCTGACGATGCAGTTTCCAATTACATCTCACGCTACACCAACAACAAACTGAGCCAGGACGCCTTCAAACGGGTCTGCCAGCAACTGGGTGTCACCCAGGGACGGATTTATGAAATCCTGCGAGACCAGCTCAAGGCCCGTCTCGCTTTCCAGCTGAAGAGCCCCGAAGTCTCACTGACCCCGGATCAGTACTGGAACTTCTATCAGAAATTCAACGTCCGCGAAGAACTGGAAGTGGCAGCCTTGCCGGTCGAAGATTTCAAGAAAGAGATCGCCGATCCGACCGAAGCTGAGATGAAGGCATTCTACGAAAATTACAAAGCAGTCATGCCCAACGAAAAAGGTCCGGGAGCACCGGGTCTGCTGCAGCCTCCTAAAGTGAAAGTCGAATACCTGCTGGCCGATTACGAAGAGACCGAAAAGCAGGTAAAGGCTGTTACAGAGGAAGAGATCAAAGCGTTCTACGAAGAGAACAAGGAAACGCTTTACAAAAATAATCCCATTCCCAACGATCCGAACATGAACTTCCCGGGAGCTCCTGTCGCTCCGCAGGGAGATCAACCGGTCGAAGCTCCTAAGCCTGCCGCTCCGAAACCAGCTGCTGAAGAGAAAGCACCTGCGAAGCCAGAGGCTCCCAAGGCTGATTCAGCAGAGAAGCCCAAAACACCGGCTCCCAAAGCTGAGGAAAAACCCAGGCCCGAAGCGAAACCGGAAGCAGAGAAAGCCAAAACAGAATCGAAAGACAAAACGAGTGCCCTCGATTCCAATCAGACGACTTTCGTAGCACTGCTGGATGAAAAGCAGCCCGCTAAACCAGAGCCTGCCAAGAAAGAGTCTGCAGCCAAGGAACCTGCGAAAAAAGAAACAGCTCCCGCTGCAGATACGAAGCCGGCTGACAAGCCTGCCAAACCAGCTGCGAAGCCCGAAAGCAAACCAGCACAGCCAGCTGAGAAACCGGCAGACACTCAACCGGAAAGTGCAACGACGGCTGCACCACCGCTGGAACCATACCGTCCGCTCAACGATGAGTTGAAAAGTGAAATTCGCGATCAGCTGCTGCGGGAACGCACTCTGGAACTGATGCAGCAGAAGATCAACGCAGCCGCGACCTTCATGAATGACTTGAGCTACAAGATCAACAGTCCTGCTACTGGTGAGAATCCTCCGACACCGAAGGAGATCACCGAGCAGCTCAAGAGCTATGCAGCCAAGAACAAGCTCGTGTATAACATCACCCCCATGATGACCGCCCGGGAACTCATGGAGTCTGAGAAATACCCGCTGGGAACCGCACGTGAGCCCACCCTGAATGAATTCACGGCGCAGCCGCGAACCGTGCTCGAACAGCTGTTCGGAACACCTATGGATCAGCTTTACACGACTTTCGAAGCGGAAGATTCCTTCTCCAGTGCTTTGATTTCTTACTGGAAAGTCGCTCATACCGATACGATGGTGCCTAAGTTCGACGATCCCGAAATCAAGCAGGAGATCATCGCCCAGATCAAAACTGAAAAAGCCCGTCCGCTGGCTCAGAAACGGGCAGAAGAACTCAAGGCTTTGATCACCAAAGCGAAAGACGAAGACATGCAGACTGCTCTGAAGGGACAGACCATCACTGGCAATAAAGAGGGAACGGAACTGTTAACGCAGACCACCGAATCCTTCAGCTGGATGCGGACCTCGACAGCCGGTGCAAGCAACCCGTTCGCTTTCCCCCGGCCTGAACTCTCGACGATCTCTGCCATCGATGGAGCCGGCAACGACTTCATGGAACAGGTCTTCGACAACATGCAGGAAGGGGATGTGGGCGTTGCCATGAATGCCGACAAGTCAATCTGCTATGTGGTGAAAGTCATCAACCGAATTCCGTCCACACCGGGCGGACAGACCGCCATGTACCAGGAATTCCTGAAAACGGACCTGTTCTTCTTCTTCTCACCTTACCTGCCAATGGCTCAGCAGGAGCAGGTGCAGACAATCCAGAACTGGGGCAAAGATCTGCTGGCGAAGTACAACGTCCAGAAGCACTTTGAAGCCATGGACCAGGAAGTCGAAGTCGTTCAGGAGTAA